GGTCAAAGCCCTTGGGGTCCACCACCGTGGAAAAGACGTTGGTGAAGATCTTCCATTCCGGGGCGGCGCGGAGGTCGTAACCGAAGCTGGAAAGCCCATAGCTGATAACTCCTTCCCGCACCAGCCTTTCCTCAAAGGGTTCGATCATGCCTTTTCTGGCCATCTCCCGGATCCACCAGTCCGGCTTAATCATGCCTTCAACTATACCCGCTAGACTGGACCTATGCGAAAGCTCTGGCCCCTCTTCCTCCTCCTGGCCGCCTGCGGCACCCAAGACCCCACGGGGGTGGGGATGGAACCTTTGCGCCTCACCAGCACCACCCTGCCCCCCGCCTACCTAGGGGAGGCCTATACGGCCACCTTCAGCGCGGAAGGGGGGGTGCGGCCCTATACCTTTAGCCTCGAGGGCCAACTCCCCCAGGGCCTCACCTTCCAGGGGGGGCGGATCACGGGAACCCCCAAGGAGAAGGGCCAGTTTTCCCTTACCCTCACCGTGGAGGACGGGGCCAAGAATAGCCGGGTGCAGCGGCTTACCCTCACCGTCTCCGATCCGCCCCCGCCCCGGCTCACCCTGGTGGCCCCGCCCGCCCAGGTGGAGGGTCCCTTTTTGCTCCTGGGGCGGGTGGAGGTGCGGGAGGCCCTGGGGTTCCAGCTGGAACTGCCCTTGAGGGACCTGGTGCCGGACCTTGCCAGCTTGAAGACCTCAAGCCCTGTCTACCTGGTGGACCATGACCCCGAAACGGGGCTTTTGCGCCTGGACATGGCCTTTTCCCGACCGGTGAAGGACCAGGAGGCCTTCCGCCTCCTCCTCACCCCGCAGAAACCCCTTACCCCGAGGCTGGCCCCCCGGGTGGTCTTCTACGACAAGGAGGGAAAACCCCTGGGGGAGACCTTGAAGCGGGGTAAGCCCTTTGCTG
The Thermus caldifontis DNA segment above includes these coding regions:
- a CDS encoding putative Ig domain-containing protein, giving the protein MRKLWPLFLLLAACGTQDPTGVGMEPLRLTSTTLPPAYLGEAYTATFSAEGGVRPYTFSLEGQLPQGLTFQGGRITGTPKEKGQFSLTLTVEDGAKNSRVQRLTLTVSDPPPPRLTLVAPPAQVEGPFLLLGRVEVREALGFQLELPLRDLVPDLASLKTSSPVYLVDHDPETGLLRLDMAFSRPVKDQEAFRLLLTPQKPLTPRLAPRVVFYDKEGKPLGETLKRGKPFAELLTLAQNWGKEGKELKGDLNGDGKVEAADLQALGQGYFPKVTAPVPPGGAPPAGQEEAPPPPQEQGSP